The Paenibacillus spongiae nucleotide sequence TGCTTGCATAGGAATCGGGTTCGCCTGGCGGTTCGTTGCTTCCGGGGCGGAGCCAATCGGCTGTTGCGATCCAAGCGCTGACCGAGTCAATGCGCGGATCCACCCCTGCGGCGGTTACCGCTATATCTCCTCCCATAGAAACCCCGCCGGCATGAATCTTCCCGTCTATTCCGAGATGCTCCATTGCCCAGTCGATCACTTGCGGAAATTCTTCGGCGGTATGCGCAAGAATAGGCCAGAAGTGACGGCGGATATTGCTTCGTATGCGTTGTACGAATTGATCTTGGCTCTCTATTCTTCTCTCGCCGTGCTGATAGGGATCGAAGCTTACAGCGGTATAGCCTTCATTCGCGAAGGAAGTTAATGTATCGAGTACGGACTCCTTCGTACCTCCAAATCCAGGCAGCCAGATAATGAGGTCGTTATGCACTCGCTGCGCAGGTTCAACCCAGATGATCGG carries:
- a CDS encoding alpha/beta hydrolase family protein, with product MMVNDIPIIWVEPAQRVHNDLIIWLPGFGGTKESVLDTLTSFANEGYTAVSFDPYQHGERRIESQDQFVQRIRSNIRRHFWPILAHTAEEFPQVIDWAMEHLGIDGKIHAGGVSMGGDIAVTAAGVDPRIDSVSAWIATADWLRPGSNEPPGEPDSYASSCYDRRNPLTNLQLYHHGSSIQFLCGQLDRQVPSDGAWRFVKALQEEYPDYTGKLQVFEYDGYAHSIHPDMYGKALEWFRSG